From one Cupriavidus oxalaticus genomic stretch:
- a CDS encoding Dabb family protein yields the protein MIKHIVMWKVKGSTPEEKSEGVRRIQAAFHGLVGVIPGLTALEVGADVSRIDYACDVVLYTEFDSQEALDSYASHPDHLRIKRELGDVRIARHQVDYVIGLRAGMCGASVRDVP from the coding sequence ATGATCAAACATATTGTGATGTGGAAGGTGAAGGGTTCGACCCCGGAAGAAAAAAGCGAGGGCGTGCGTCGCATACAGGCTGCATTCCACGGACTGGTTGGCGTCATCCCGGGCCTGACGGCTCTGGAGGTGGGCGCCGACGTCAGTCGCATCGACTACGCGTGCGATGTGGTGCTCTACACGGAGTTCGATTCCCAGGAGGCATTAGACTCATATGCTAGCCATCCTGACCACCTGAGGATCAAGCGCGAACTGGGCGATGTCAGGATTGCCCGTCACCAGGTGGACTACGTCATTGGCTTGCGGGCGGGTATGTGCGGCGCCTCCGTGCGGGATGTACCCTGA
- a CDS encoding DUF2798 domain-containing protein, with protein MWKLPKEYNHFAFGVIQAGVTCAVASAIASMQFVAEGTFVSHWLRAYLYSWVAMLPVVVVAAPFIRWLANRITR; from the coding sequence ATGTGGAAGCTTCCAAAGGAATACAACCATTTTGCGTTTGGCGTGATACAGGCTGGCGTCACGTGTGCGGTCGCATCGGCGATCGCAAGCATGCAGTTCGTGGCGGAAGGCACCTTTGTTTCGCATTGGCTGCGTGCGTACTTGTATTCGTGGGTGGCGATGCTACCCGTCGTCGTGGTCGCGGCGCCGTTCATTCGCTGGCTCGCGAACCGAATCACGCGTTAA
- a CDS encoding SDR family oxidoreductase, with protein MKIVVIGGSGLIGSRLVTLLNEAGHTAVAASPRTGVNTVTGEGLSHALVNADVVVDVTNAPSWEPQAVLDFFRTSARNLGKAEVAAGVRHHVALSIVGTDRMPDNAYFTAKVAQEAVIDAAGVPYTIVRATQFMEFIGGIADYGMDDGGTVRMGDGLFQPIAADDVAAALAQVALAAPLNGTIDIAGPDRAPFAEIVSRYLKSVGDSRTVVTDRDARYYGGHVEELSLVPLGDARIGRTSLDQWLARAHVE; from the coding sequence ATGAAGATCGTTGTAATCGGTGGTTCTGGCCTGATCGGCTCACGTCTTGTCACGCTGCTCAATGAGGCGGGCCATACGGCAGTCGCCGCATCGCCGCGTACCGGTGTCAACACGGTGACGGGCGAAGGCCTAAGCCATGCACTGGTGAATGCGGATGTGGTCGTTGACGTGACGAATGCGCCGTCTTGGGAGCCGCAGGCGGTGCTCGACTTCTTCCGCACCTCGGCACGCAATCTCGGCAAGGCCGAGGTGGCCGCGGGCGTGCGCCATCACGTCGCGCTGTCGATCGTCGGTACCGACCGCATGCCCGACAACGCGTACTTCACGGCCAAGGTTGCACAGGAAGCGGTGATCGACGCGGCCGGTGTGCCGTACACGATCGTGCGCGCCACGCAGTTCATGGAATTCATCGGCGGCATTGCGGACTACGGCATGGATGATGGTGGCACTGTGCGCATGGGTGACGGGCTGTTCCAGCCGATCGCTGCGGATGACGTCGCGGCAGCGCTTGCGCAGGTCGCGCTGGCGGCGCCGCTAAACGGCACCATCGACATCGCCGGACCGGATCGCGCACCCTTCGCGGAGATCGTTTCGCGCTATCTGAAGTCGGTGGGCGACTCGCGCACCGTCGTGACAGATCGTGACGCGCGATATTACGGCGGCCACGTCGAGGAACTGTCGCTCGTGCCGCTGGGGGACGCGCGGATAGGCCGCACCAGTCTTGATCAGTGGCTGGCGCGCGCTCATGTGGAGTAA
- a CDS encoding H-NS histone family protein, giving the protein MATYQQLLQQKEALEAQIAEARSTEVAGVIEQIRELMLRYDLSPEDVAPRRRRGRPAGAASDGAEKTPLPPKYMDPKTGKTWSGRGRTPAWLSKRPERFLIEQQG; this is encoded by the coding sequence ATGGCAACGTATCAGCAACTGCTGCAGCAAAAGGAAGCTTTGGAAGCGCAGATCGCAGAGGCGCGTTCCACCGAAGTGGCAGGCGTCATCGAACAGATCCGCGAGCTGATGCTCAGGTATGACCTGTCGCCGGAAGACGTGGCACCCCGCCGTCGTCGGGGCCGGCCTGCCGGTGCCGCATCGGATGGGGCGGAGAAAACCCCGCTACCGCCGAAGTACATGGATCCCAAAACCGGAAAAACATGGTCGGGGCGCGGCCGGACGCCGGCATGGCTAAGCAAACGGCCCGAGCGCTTCCTGATTGAGCAGCAGGGTTGA
- a CDS encoding fumarate hydratase — MVAANKSTTRVNAVAKSKPAAKKVAVPTKKASVLAREALAAKKRLLNLRTETKKAIEAAKRDVAKATEAAKAAARFEKQAAKDKAAAKKAKAAGAKKAAAGKVAAKKPAAKKAVAGNKVAAKKASAKAAAVKVVTKKRAPAKKTVAPAASPAVAA; from the coding sequence ATGGTCGCAGCAAATAAATCAACAACTCGGGTAAATGCGGTTGCCAAGAGCAAGCCTGCCGCAAAGAAGGTTGCCGTGCCGACGAAGAAGGCCAGCGTGCTCGCGCGCGAGGCGCTCGCCGCTAAGAAGCGTTTGCTGAATCTGCGCACCGAGACGAAGAAGGCAATCGAAGCAGCAAAGCGCGATGTCGCCAAGGCAACGGAGGCCGCAAAGGCTGCAGCTCGCTTTGAAAAGCAAGCGGCGAAGGATAAGGCGGCTGCAAAGAAGGCCAAGGCCGCCGGCGCAAAGAAGGCAGCAGCTGGTAAGGTGGCTGCCAAGAAGCCGGCTGCAAAAAAAGCAGTGGCTGGCAATAAAGTCGCAGCGAAGAAAGCGTCTGCGAAAGCGGCCGCAGTGAAAGTCGTGACGAAGAAGCGAGCCCCCGCAAAGAAGACGGTAGCGCCGGCGGCATCCCCTGCAGTGGCGGCCTAA
- a CDS encoding PLP-dependent aminotransferase family protein gives MTVRNPTLAIEIDRQKPLPIYLQICERFRTAIAAGHLRPGDRVPALRGLAAQLSTARGTVELAYTILVDEGYLQMRGAAGTFVSPSLSESLMQAAPAGGSQDAPDAQTTEAAGAAKTPDASPSGQPRARQSAIAVALSGEPRALQPGLPALDAFPRKIWSRLVTRRARSGERTLLAYPDPVGYLPLREHIATYLGLSRGVTCLPDQVFITSGYRATLELVLRSLASPGDRMWFEDPGYLLARSFLAETGVQLVPVPIDEEGIDVERGIERDPEARFALVTPSHQSPLGNTLSLARRMALLTWAETGSRWIIEDDYDSEFRYLGRPLPALKSLDRHDRVLYCGTFSKVMFPGLRLAYTVVPERAVERVGRVACSMNAGAPTLFQAALADFFEQGHFARHVKRMRTLYGQRRLLIAQALKQTFGEQLTVELPSGGIQFSVQFAEAAHGPVDDVAVASRARQAGLAVLPLSIWYAHGRMRDTPRGLVMGFANITDANEAGRLARTLRACLDG, from the coding sequence ATGACCGTACGAAACCCGACGTTGGCCATTGAGATCGACCGCCAGAAGCCGTTGCCGATCTATCTGCAGATTTGCGAGCGTTTCAGAACGGCGATTGCGGCGGGACATCTTCGCCCGGGTGATCGGGTGCCGGCCTTGCGCGGCCTCGCCGCGCAGTTGAGCACGGCGCGAGGCACCGTCGAACTGGCCTATACGATCCTTGTCGACGAGGGCTACTTGCAGATGCGTGGCGCTGCCGGCACTTTTGTATCGCCTTCGCTATCAGAATCCCTGATGCAAGCGGCACCTGCAGGCGGCAGCCAGGATGCCCCTGACGCGCAGACCACTGAGGCCGCTGGCGCAGCGAAGACGCCAGACGCATCACCCAGCGGCCAGCCAAGGGCACGCCAGTCGGCGATCGCCGTCGCCCTGAGCGGCGAGCCGCGAGCCTTGCAGCCAGGGCTCCCGGCGCTTGATGCATTTCCACGCAAGATATGGAGCCGGCTCGTTACGCGGCGTGCGCGCAGCGGCGAACGCACTTTGCTTGCCTACCCGGATCCGGTGGGCTATCTGCCGCTGCGCGAGCATATCGCCACCTATCTTGGCCTGTCGCGTGGCGTCACGTGTCTGCCCGACCAGGTGTTCATTACCAGTGGCTACCGCGCGACGCTCGAGCTGGTATTGCGCAGTCTTGCGAGCCCCGGCGACCGCATGTGGTTCGAGGACCCCGGTTATCTGCTTGCGCGCAGCTTCCTGGCCGAGACCGGCGTGCAGCTCGTCCCGGTGCCCATCGATGAAGAAGGCATCGATGTCGAGCGCGGCATCGAACGGGACCCGGAGGCGCGCTTCGCGCTCGTCACGCCATCGCATCAGAGCCCCCTGGGGAACACGCTGTCGCTCGCAAGGCGCATGGCGTTGCTGACTTGGGCGGAGACAGGGTCTCGCTGGATTATCGAAGACGACTACGACAGCGAGTTCCGCTACCTGGGTCGACCCTTGCCGGCCTTGAAGAGCCTCGACCGGCATGACCGCGTGCTCTATTGCGGCACGTTCAGCAAGGTGATGTTCCCCGGTCTGCGGCTCGCGTACACGGTGGTGCCGGAGCGCGCGGTCGAGCGTGTTGGACGGGTGGCGTGCAGCATGAATGCCGGCGCGCCAACGCTGTTTCAGGCGGCGTTGGCAGATTTCTTTGAACAGGGCCATTTTGCGCGGCATGTAAAGCGGATGCGCACGTTGTATGGACAGCGGCGCCTCTTGATTGCGCAAGCCTTGAAGCAGACGTTTGGCGAACAGCTGACCGTTGAATTGCCGTCCGGCGGAATCCAATTCTCAGTGCAATTCGCCGAGGCTGCCCATGGTCCGGTCGATGATGTCGCCGTTGCCTCGCGTGCCCGCCAGGCGGGACTTGCGGTGCTGCCACTTTCGATCTGGTATGCGCACGGCCGTATGCGGGACACGCCGCGAGGCCTGGTGATGGGTTTCGCGAACATCACCGATGCGAACGAAGCGGGCCGTCTCGCGCGTACGTTACGGGCATGCCTGGATGGCTGA
- a CDS encoding cupin domain-containing protein, with product MKLLIASMILAALPLQAAFAQDHSGHQATVPVQGLATTSTGVKVTLVYQQEIPNLPGKSVKGVLVEYEPGGVNAAHTHAKSAMIYATVLEGAVLNQLNGGPLRTFTKGQNFTEMPGDRHDVSANASKTEPAKLLAVFVVDTNETVLTTPLKR from the coding sequence ATGAAGCTCCTTATCGCGTCTATGATCTTGGCCGCCCTGCCCTTGCAGGCAGCCTTCGCCCAAGACCATTCCGGCCATCAGGCAACTGTGCCAGTGCAAGGATTGGCAACCACCTCCACGGGCGTGAAAGTCACGCTCGTGTACCAGCAGGAAATCCCTAACTTGCCGGGCAAGAGTGTCAAGGGCGTACTGGTGGAGTATGAGCCGGGGGGCGTCAACGCCGCGCATACCCACGCCAAGTCGGCAATGATTTACGCAACAGTGCTGGAAGGCGCCGTGCTGAACCAACTCAACGGAGGACCACTTCGCACGTTCACGAAGGGGCAGAACTTCACCGAAATGCCTGGCGACCGGCACGACGTCAGCGCCAACGCGAGCAAGACCGAGCCCGCCAAGCTGCTTGCGGTGTTCGTCGTGGACACGAATGAGACCGTGCTAACCACACCATTGAAGCGTTAA
- a CDS encoding T6SS phospholipase effector Tle1-like catalytic domain-containing protein: MSGDHESKIQKGGDALIKEIRKLKEVGSSYLKRKIINQKKALRKLQADENQLLTELEEIRRGEHSDPWRMQTWLQEKREGLTTNMAFRCENIHAAPVKRAHMIFIDGTNNDPFMGSVKGDDASPTNVYRLYRAIVQKDCNQYATYYAGVGSQQDDPNPIRVLFRQFGGKGADRIRDAAYMDLVKAYRPGDRLFLFGFSRGAAIARMLANLIAREGIAEQGIARYVEMYSFVVNQGAEHPEQFDEGHVLLLDRIELSGQRMAADIEFMGLWDTVAAFGDPMNQYEPNKELSVPDIVRKVTHLLAIDENRQPFQPTLLAQSDDDRRVKEIWFRGVHADIGGGYREHRLADVTLRFMRNRLEQDHDICLKEPDKDYDPDPLGAMHSHDRSMIPKMPRVVSVLGGHRKPCIHKSALIRDDAVTERLKALRESRQCEVETQD, encoded by the coding sequence ATGTCAGGCGATCATGAATCCAAGATTCAGAAAGGTGGCGACGCGCTCATCAAAGAAATAAGAAAGCTAAAGGAAGTAGGAAGCAGCTACTTGAAACGAAAAATAATCAATCAAAAGAAAGCGCTGCGAAAATTGCAGGCAGATGAAAATCAACTCCTGACGGAGCTAGAAGAGATCCGCCGCGGTGAACATTCTGATCCCTGGCGCATGCAGACGTGGCTCCAAGAAAAGCGTGAGGGACTCACTACGAACATGGCCTTCCGATGCGAGAATATCCACGCGGCACCTGTTAAGCGTGCACATATGATCTTCATTGATGGGACTAACAACGATCCATTTATGGGCAGTGTCAAGGGGGACGATGCCAGTCCGACCAATGTTTACCGTCTCTATAGAGCGATCGTCCAAAAAGATTGCAATCAGTATGCAACTTATTATGCTGGGGTTGGAAGCCAGCAGGACGATCCGAACCCAATACGGGTGCTTTTTCGACAATTTGGGGGGAAAGGCGCAGACAGGATACGCGATGCCGCTTATATGGATCTTGTCAAGGCCTATCGTCCCGGTGACAGATTATTTCTTTTCGGATTCAGTCGCGGTGCTGCAATCGCCCGTATGTTAGCCAACCTGATTGCCAGGGAAGGAATCGCGGAGCAGGGAATCGCTCGGTATGTTGAGATGTATTCTTTTGTTGTCAACCAAGGAGCTGAACACCCGGAACAATTTGATGAAGGCCACGTGTTACTACTCGACCGAATAGAGCTTTCTGGTCAAAGAATGGCAGCGGATATTGAGTTTATGGGGCTGTGGGACACTGTAGCTGCATTTGGCGACCCAATGAATCAATATGAACCGAACAAAGAACTATCAGTTCCTGACATTGTCAGAAAAGTCACTCATCTTTTGGCGATCGATGAGAATCGCCAGCCATTCCAACCGACCCTGCTAGCGCAGAGCGATGACGATCGAAGGGTAAAGGAGATATGGTTTCGAGGGGTTCACGCTGATATTGGCGGGGGCTACCGCGAACATCGGCTCGCCGATGTCACCCTCAGATTCATGAGAAACAGGTTGGAACAGGATCATGACATCTGTTTAAAGGAGCCAGATAAGGATTATGATCCCGATCCGCTTGGAGCAATGCATAGCCACGATCGCAGCATGATTCCAAAAATGCCGCGCGTCGTGTCAGTGCTGGGTGGTCATCGAAAACCGTGCATTCACAAGAGCGCTCTCATAAGAGATGATGCTGTGACTGAACGCTTGAAGGCACTTCGGGAAAGTCGACAATGTGAAGTCGAGACGCAAGATTAA
- a CDS encoding XRE family transcriptional regulator, translated as MFRFEYGTSNVYAQLGFADADEIPLKAGIVKDITDRIRATGLTVSQAAALLGTSQTDLLLAIAGKFQSFHAAELRGWLKHLSSPLPCTTQ; from the coding sequence ATGTTTCGCTTTGAGTATGGAACGAGCAATGTTTATGCGCAGCTGGGCTTCGCGGACGCCGATGAAATCCCGCTCAAGGCGGGCATTGTGAAAGACATCACGGACCGGATTCGAGCTACCGGGTTGACGGTCTCGCAGGCTGCTGCCCTTCTTGGCACATCTCAGACCGACCTATTGCTGGCAATCGCCGGGAAATTCCAATCCTTTCATGCAGCCGAGCTACGTGGCTGGCTCAAGCATTTAAGCTCGCCGTTGCCGTGTACTACGCAGTAA
- a CDS encoding PHA-granule associated protein 4, translated as MGIVQAATKGQALKLLETEGVTVVDLDYETGWQDAVELGRLGDKRGVRVQYRGHESIAVNSPAALAAGLSRLKGTFRQRNLYCQFALSDLPASELERLESKATQLGDYILAGHLMRDVDAVWSE; from the coding sequence ATGGGGATAGTTCAAGCTGCCACCAAAGGGCAGGCGCTGAAGCTCCTGGAAACAGAGGGCGTAACGGTCGTGGATTTGGATTACGAGACTGGTTGGCAAGATGCGGTCGAACTTGGGCGTCTGGGAGACAAGCGTGGAGTACGCGTGCAGTATCGCGGCCATGAGAGCATCGCGGTCAACTCGCCTGCGGCGCTTGCTGCTGGACTGAGTCGGCTGAAGGGTACGTTCCGTCAGCGCAATCTCTACTGCCAATTTGCACTGAGCGACCTGCCCGCCAGTGAACTGGAGCGCCTGGAGTCAAAAGCGACGCAACTCGGCGACTACATCCTCGCGGGGCATTTAATGAGGGATGTCGACGCGGTATGGAGTGAATAG